The following DNA comes from Vespula pensylvanica isolate Volc-1 chromosome 5, ASM1446617v1, whole genome shotgun sequence.
TGTTAGAAGTCTTCGAATATCAGGGTTAGAccatcttattattttcatagatCTGAAGTAACTTGGACTGTCGAGAACGAGGAGAGACTTAGAAGACACATTAGCAGATTAAAAGGCGATCGTGCTATGGTCAGATCCACTGCCGTGGAATTAGAAAGTGTTCATGTCGAACCTCTTAATTCAAAAAATACTATTTCTCTCGCAGAAGCTAGAAAATTAGATTTAGAGACTGCTGTTCTTATGCAAGTTAGTATaccaattatataatactaattcTGAGTAGTAATGAAAAACGTTGATCGATACCTAACTTATAATATCGTTAGGAATTAATGGCTATGAGAGAAGATAAAGCAGAGTTGAGGGCAAGAGTATTtcttttggaaaaagaaagagctaCGATAGAATTAAAGTTGAACGCGCAGGAAACGCAAATTGCAGCTCAGCATGCTGCTATAGAACATCTTCAGGGACAGCTTAACGATACCGAGGCTATGTTATCAATGaacaaagtaatatatttctcaCGTTTTATAAGTGTCATTTAATagaatcgaaaaatttctaatagaCGTTATTTGTAGGATCGTGGTCTTAGCGATAACGAGAGCGAAGGTATCGAGTCTGAACTTATCGAAGCATTGGGTAGAGAAGCAAGATTAAAAGAACGTCTGCAAGAATTAGTTTCAACATTGGATAAAGTGAATAAGAACTCAGAATTGAGACATCAACAATCTGCAGAACTTGttaatgatttgaaaaaagcTAACAggtgatatattttatttcaccgatcgtaaaaataataatcttgtaCGAACAGTCAAGTTTAtactcttatttcttttagtGCTCTGGTACAAACGttggaaaaaacaaagaaaaaatatcaatctagattaaaaaaattagagcAGCAAATGTTGGGAATGGTGGAAAGACATACAGCACAggtatgaataaaaaatatcctgAAGTAGATATTGTATACATAGATTGCAATTTAAACCAAAAGTTGAAGTTATAAATCATCTCTtgaatgtttttatttgtacacGAAATATGTCATAATATCCAATTGCGACCTcaagatatttttgtttcttttcgaaagTCAATctcgtaaattaaaattgttttttgtGTCTgctaaatgtaatttattttctactatacatcatttgatattatacattatattaatcaatGGCTAGCTTtccatttttctaattcttcttctaccaGCTGATCCACATCGGTGAGAGGTTTGTATATAACGTGGACGGTCTGTGCTCCAGCCAACATAGTTAACATTGATACAATACTAAATCTTATGTATGACCAATGCATATCTCTTGATATTTAATAGTTTTTTGGTATCAGTCTTCTTAATACATATGAGTAtttagaaatctttttcttccattttccgTAATCTTTCTTCAACCATCTCTAGTACAATTCGCTTTTTATATACCTTATAAAAGTTAACCTGACCAACTTGCCAGTTGATCATAGAAAATTCTAACAGTGCAccacaaatgaaaaataatggtaAGAAACGATAAACGCCTAAAGTTTTCTTGCCAGGCCACTTTTGTATAAACTTCCTTAATCTTTCACTGTATAAGAACATCGATACGTTCTTATGCTTGGCCAGATACtacacaaattttttcttctggcGGCCATATTGAATGTTGCGTGCGCCGctttttactatatttaaCAGATGAATTATTGCCACTGCTATGTTACTGCTGTGTTAtttgtgaaataaatttattttcacatatttataacataaaagTGATTCaacttttaacaaattttttataggtCAAATCGCTTAAACAACGCATAGCTTTGCTAGAGGAAGAAGCAGCAGTATATAAGGGAACTTTACCTCTACAATCGCAAAGCTCGGGAGCTAGTGAAACATCTTTATGACAATTAAGTGactaaaaatgatataaacgtAAACGTAATTTATTGAAATGCGTTTCCTGTCGTTACGAAACGTGcaaaataaagattaaatttatgtatttttttactggaataatttcttaatcATGACGCTTTGCTATTCGCTTTGTAATTTTATGAAGGTATGATACACCATTCTCTCGTAGCATACAGAATTTTATGCTGGGAATTGTGACGTGCTATGAATACTTCGACGCGTGCAAGCTATTTGATATAtgatgaattataaatataaattactagTATGTTGTCTCATTCATAGCAGTGATATTTacttgtaaatatgtatattgtaacCATAAACAGAAGTGTGatacatataaacaataattaaataaattgtgctttattatatttaatatttatacaataggATATCATTCTCTCATAATTTACAATGCAAAATTTCACAGAGAAAATaagtcttcttcctttcttttttttttttttttgttctttttctttttctcttcttctttcatacttacgtacttgagcaaatgtattatattgcTTGATTTTCAGCAAGATTCATTTCCATTGCCATAACGTCCGTGGCACTTTTTCCTGGAACGGCTGGTTCTTCATCTCCTGGTAcatgatttatttctattatctctTCTTTGTTCATTATAGTTTTGTGTATTTCCTCTTCTATATGTACACATGCCTGTTCAATTTCATAGTTCTTTGAAACCAAACCGACCCATTGAGCTTCCAATGCTCTTAACTTTTCTCCTCCTTGTGTTTGCATCGATTTTCTTTGCCAATTAActtcttgtatcttttttcttaaagtcTGCAATTGTTTTTGTCCTTGACTAACTAATTGAACTAATATTTCCAAATACGATTTCCAGGCTTCGCAACCATATTCCATCATTAATTCTAAATTACATATCctataatttaaaaacagagattgtataaaaaagagataaaatatacgatGGACTCTACGTTTGTTGTGAAGTCTCACCTAGTTGCTTGATGTTCCAGTTGCGCACTACTATTTTCTACGCTCTCATTCCAGGCTGTCAAATCGTTCATTTTACCAGGCGGTGGCGGTGGAAGTTCATAACGTTTCATACTGAGAACTTCCATAGGTAAACGATTTTGCATTCTTTCAAACTCGTGCTTCATTACATCAGTTTCAaatgcatttatatttaaagaaggCAAATGTTCCAAGTAATTTTTGGTTGGTCTGTATCGTCTCGTCTCTTCTTCAACCATTGCTAATGCCTGAAATTGAGCGAGTAAAGGATACATCCTCCAAATAGCAAATATAAACTTGTTCATATCCATAGTAAAACTGTAAAAAACATAACCTGTACTACACTAGACATATCTAAAAGTTCGTTACAGGTTATTCGTACAAAAATTACATACCGCTTCCCTAACACCAGGTTCGTCATATCCTTGATCTATATAGGGTAATGCATCAACGATGACTTCTCcagccatttttttttataaatacagagaaaatttcaatatatcttttcaattcaattaatttaatcgttaCTGCTCGCGCGTTTCTATACGTACGATCTTGTTTTCAATTACGTATAGAAAATAGTATTGGCCGTTGAAAACTATaccgtaaaattatttttacttgcAGTGCCTCCTAGCGGGAAAAAAGTGAACGAATATTAAGCAAATTTTCAATGCGACAACCGGACGCGTCGTCAAGTTCGTCTACTGAGCATGCGTGACTCGGGTCGTATCGTTTCCGCTTGcatccttcttcctttatgACCAGGTAAGGCGTACAAGCTGCCTGGTTAGCGTATGTCTTATGCGTGAAAAGTCGTGAAAAAAAGGCGAGATGGTAagaaatttacattattattactaatgtAGAATTACGAATATCGTTTTGATGGTTATCTTTGATTATTCTATCTTCTGTGTCCAAAAGTTTCGCGTTAgacattaaattataaaccACGTGTGTAATTTGTGTACTTGTGTAGGATAGATTTTCttacgtattttataatttttatacggcTTCTCGTATAGATCTTTGATCGTTTTCCAAAATTCATGTACGATATGTTGCCATAAtaatgtataagaaaaagtgaaagtaTTCGAAAAAGTCGATAGTTATTTCTTCGGCCGCCATGTGCATGTCAGAACGcgttttattatctcttttaatatttcgccATTCAAGTCTTCTAATATatcgttgtaattaattaaaaaaaaaaaaaacataaccTATCGtatgtttaatatttccttGTTGTCTTTATTCCAGTCGTTGTCAACGGCGCGACCTTTGGTTACTGTATATAGTGATAAAAATGAACCATCAgaaaatacaatttctttgCCATCGGTGTTCAAAGCTCCGATTCGTCCCGATATCGTAAATTTTGTTCATCAGCAAGTTTCAAAGAATAGTAGGCAACCGTATTGCGTGTCCAAGGAGGctggtaaatatattttttaaaataactaACCTATTAACTTTAAGATATTTTGAGCGTTAGGATGGATTAGGATACGGTTAGTTCAACTACGAAAATGTAGATTCTGTTTACTAGGTCACCAAACCTCTGCCGAATCATGGGGAACTGGACGTGCAGTAGCACGTATTCCTCGTGTTCGTGGTGGCGGTACCCATCGTTCCGGTCAGGGTGCATTCGGTAACATGTGTAGAGGTGGACGCATGTTTGCGCCAACCAAACCATGGAGAAGGTGGCACCGTCGCGTTAATGTTAATCAGAAAAGATACGCCCTTGTTTCTGCGATTGCTGCATCTGGTGTTCCTGCTTTAGTACAATCTAAGGGTAaggttataatatattttaggtTATTTAGAATCAATACGTATACGCTTCTGTGATGATTTAGCTTTTGGTCCGTGTTTCTGATAAACTGATTATACATAAGCTTTTGTACTGagtttgtaataaattattacttatatttattattttttttaattaacataacTT
Coding sequences within:
- the LOC122629543 gene encoding uncharacterized protein LOC122629543 translates to MHWSYIRFSIVSMLTMLAGAQTVHVIYKPLTDVDQLVEEELEKWKASH
- the LOC122629542 gene encoding small integral membrane protein 4 gives rise to the protein MFLYSERLRKFIQKWPGKKTLGVYRFLPLFFICGALLEFSMINWQVGQVNFYKVYKKRIVLEMVEERLRKMEEKDF
- the LOC122629538 gene encoding pre-mRNA-splicing factor SPF27 isoform X2, whose amino-acid sequence is MAGEVIVDALPYIDQGYDEPGVREAALAMVEEETRRYRPTKNYLEHLPSLNINAFETDVMKHEFERMQNRLPMEVLSMKRYELPPPPPGKMNDLTAWNESVENSSAQLEHQATRICNLELMMEYGCEAWKSYLEILVQLVSQGQKQLQTLRKKIQEVNWQRKSMQTQGGEKLRALEAQWVGLVSKNYEIEQACVHIEEEIHKTIMNKEEIIEINHVPGDEEPAVPGKSATDVMAMEMNLAENQAI
- the LOC122629538 gene encoding pre-mRNA-splicing factor SPF27 isoform X1, giving the protein MTNLVLGKRFTMDMNKFIFAIWRMYPLLAQFQALAMVEEETRRYRPTKNYLEHLPSLNINAFETDVMKHEFERMQNRLPMEVLSMKRYELPPPPPGKMNDLTAWNESVENSSAQLEHQATRICNLELMMEYGCEAWKSYLEILVQLVSQGQKQLQTLRKKIQEVNWQRKSMQTQGGEKLRALEAQWVGLVSKNYEIEQACVHIEEEIHKTIMNKEEIIEINHVPGDEEPAVPGKSATDVMAMEMNLAENQAI